The following coding sequences are from one bacterium window:
- a CDS encoding OmpA family protein: MARSFLKGLSFATLFLVGGPSGALAQAPNAPVAMAPPPAERTDLLDMANGAVVLSKSSEYGGAKWSALALVDGAPDVGWCSADKAPFPHEVLIELARRASVESIVFDQTQAQDSGYAGISSKDVEVWASNASPADGFAKALQIQLPQGGKQEFRLPAPVTARWLKFVIRSNWGNANYTELMELEAYGQPVPGPAAQAPLTGTYNTNYGPITLNQAGSTVTGCYYDGDGSLNGTTDGRVVQVEWRQNGGKKFGTALMVLSARGDFLNGFWYEHGSLAGSWFGDRPKDGGKSQCRTASAAPGAAAQEPSAIATNIAQTGRAIIYGVLFDTASDRIRAESDPTLNEVLGLMQAQPALNLEISGHTDSVGNDAYNQDLSKRRAQSVVAWLTAKGVAAGRLTAAGYGKTQPVADNATPQGRALNRRVELAKK; the protein is encoded by the coding sequence ATGGCGCGCTCTTTTCTCAAAGGCCTCTCTTTCGCGACTCTCTTCCTTGTCGGCGGCCCTTCGGGCGCTCTGGCCCAGGCGCCGAACGCCCCGGTTGCTATGGCCCCTCCGCCCGCCGAACGCACCGATCTCCTGGATATGGCCAACGGCGCCGTCGTCCTCTCCAAATCGAGCGAATACGGAGGGGCCAAATGGAGCGCCCTGGCCCTCGTGGATGGGGCCCCCGACGTCGGATGGTGCAGCGCGGACAAGGCCCCTTTTCCCCATGAGGTCCTGATCGAGCTGGCGCGTCGGGCCTCCGTCGAATCCATCGTCTTCGATCAAACCCAGGCCCAGGATTCCGGCTACGCCGGCATCTCCTCCAAGGATGTGGAGGTTTGGGCCTCGAACGCCTCCCCGGCCGATGGATTCGCCAAGGCCCTCCAAATCCAGCTCCCCCAGGGAGGGAAACAGGAATTCCGGCTCCCGGCCCCGGTCACGGCCCGGTGGCTCAAGTTCGTCATCCGTTCCAATTGGGGGAACGCCAATTACACGGAGCTGATGGAGTTGGAGGCCTACGGGCAGCCGGTCCCCGGTCCGGCCGCGCAGGCGCCGCTGACGGGGACGTACAATACCAATTACGGCCCCATCACCCTGAACCAGGCGGGGTCGACCGTAACGGGATGCTATTACGACGGAGACGGGAGCTTGAACGGGACGACCGACGGGCGCGTCGTCCAAGTCGAATGGCGCCAAAACGGAGGGAAGAAGTTCGGGACGGCCCTGATGGTGCTCTCCGCCCGGGGCGATTTCTTGAACGGGTTTTGGTATGAACACGGCAGCCTTGCGGGGAGCTGGTTCGGCGATCGTCCCAAGGACGGCGGAAAGTCCCAATGCAGGACGGCCTCCGCCGCCCCCGGAGCCGCCGCCCAGGAACCGAGCGCAATCGCGACGAACATCGCCCAGACGGGCAGGGCCATCATTTACGGCGTCCTCTTCGACACCGCCTCCGACAGGATCCGGGCGGAGTCCGATCCGACGCTCAACGAAGTGCTCGGCCTCATGCAGGCGCAACCCGCCCTCAATCTGGAGATCAGCGGCCACACGGATTCGGTGGGGAACGACGCCTACAATCAGGATCTGTCGAAGCGCCGGGCGCAGTCGGTCGTGGCCTGGCTCACCGCCAAGGGCGTCGCGGCCGGACGTCTGACGGCGGCGGGTTACGGCAAGACGCAGCCGGTCGCCGACAACGCCACGCCCCAGGGTCGCGCCCTCAACCGGCGGGTCGAGCTGGCGAAGAAATAG
- the gspC gene encoding type II secretion system protein GspC has protein sequence MYSLRRFDWVLHLATLVACAYFTARGVTHYMAGWLAATPMASTTGSAVSEPARTVPNTEVRENDDYLIIAERNVFNSKDVKTPETTATEVNPRQLGDLGEAVKTSLDVRVTSTMKVRDGRGRRSSAIVATGKVRKGTVYFVGDEESFAPNVKLVKVGRKRIEFINGGRLEFAELENSAAKGNIFAPSDEVFGNISLAKESKGAAGEDKSGSSAGLIYVSQKEVDDALSNLDGLQKEVRIVPNFVNGRIEGFRVLAIRPGGLISKLGVRRGDVLNRVNGEELDIKRGFELFNSLKESKTFSLDVVRGGRTVTLEYEIR, from the coding sequence ATGTATTCCCTGCGGCGATTCGATTGGGTGCTGCACCTCGCCACTCTCGTCGCTTGCGCGTATTTCACGGCGCGGGGCGTTACCCATTACATGGCCGGATGGTTAGCGGCGACCCCCATGGCTTCGACAACGGGGTCTGCGGTCTCCGAACCCGCGCGAACGGTCCCAAACACCGAGGTTCGCGAGAATGACGATTACCTGATCATCGCCGAACGAAATGTCTTCAATTCCAAAGATGTGAAGACGCCGGAGACCACCGCGACCGAAGTGAATCCCCGTCAACTGGGCGATTTGGGCGAGGCGGTCAAGACCTCCCTCGATGTCCGCGTTACCAGCACGATGAAGGTCCGCGACGGGCGGGGACGCCGTTCGTCGGCGATCGTCGCCACAGGAAAAGTTCGAAAGGGCACGGTCTATTTCGTCGGCGACGAAGAGAGCTTTGCTCCCAACGTCAAGCTCGTGAAAGTAGGCAGAAAGCGGATCGAATTCATTAACGGAGGGCGTCTGGAGTTCGCGGAATTGGAAAACTCCGCGGCCAAGGGCAATATTTTTGCGCCCTCTGACGAGGTGTTCGGGAATATTTCACTCGCAAAGGAGTCCAAGGGAGCGGCGGGCGAGGACAAGTCGGGCTCGTCGGCGGGGCTGATTTACGTCAGCCAAAAAGAGGTCGACGATGCCCTGTCCAATCTCGACGGGCTGCAAAAGGAAGTCCGGATCGTTCCGAACTTTGTCAATGGACGCATCGAAGGCTTTCGCGTCCTCGCCATCAGGCCGGGCGGCCTGATCAGCAAGCTCGGGGTGCGGCGCGGCGACGTGCTCAATAGGGTGAACGGCGAGGAACTGGACATCAAGCGCGGCTTTGAGCTCTTCAACAGCCTCAAGGAATCCAAAACCTTTTCGCTGGATGTGGTACGTGGCGGCAGGACCGTGACCCTCGAATACGAGATTCGATAA
- a CDS encoding glutamate--cysteine ligase codes for MPLAFTNSPKPTLGIEVEIQLIDRVTKNLSSAAVPLLDEASKVEGLTLKAELSQAMAEINTEICDDIAQARASLARQLDRVRALADKRGIDIAVSGTHPFQDWRERQIFPDPRHIDILEKYQWLARRWTTFGLHVHVGVRGGDRAIHILNTLISYIPHLLALSASSPYWGGTDTGLMSCRAAVLESFPTGGLPYYLTDWKAFEKYFETLMSTGAIKSIKDIYWDIRPHFDFGTVEVRVCDGLPNLKDTMALAALIHCLVVWIDDQYQKGRSQKVNMQRYWLAPENKWQAVRYGFEGILINPESGERSVIREDIERLLANLAPVADSLNCAQELAGVRDILKAGNSTMRQREIFAKTKSLVAVVEWLIEELKGG; via the coding sequence GTGCCTCTCGCATTCACAAACAGTCCCAAGCCGACCTTGGGGATCGAGGTCGAAATCCAATTGATCGACCGCGTGACCAAGAACCTGTCCTCCGCCGCCGTGCCGCTCTTGGACGAGGCGTCGAAGGTGGAGGGCCTGACTCTCAAGGCGGAGCTCTCCCAGGCGATGGCCGAGATCAACACGGAGATCTGCGACGACATTGCGCAGGCGCGGGCGAGCCTCGCCCGGCAATTGGACCGGGTCCGGGCGCTTGCGGACAAGCGTGGCATCGACATCGCCGTGTCCGGGACCCATCCCTTTCAGGACTGGCGGGAGCGTCAAATCTTCCCGGACCCGCGGCACATCGACATTTTGGAAAAATACCAGTGGCTCGCCCGCCGCTGGACGACCTTCGGCCTGCACGTGCACGTCGGCGTCAGGGGCGGAGACCGGGCCATCCACATCCTGAACACTCTGATCTCCTACATCCCCCATCTCCTGGCCCTTTCGGCGAGTTCCCCTTACTGGGGCGGCACGGACACCGGCCTCATGTCCTGCCGGGCCGCCGTTTTGGAATCGTTTCCCACGGGGGGACTTCCCTATTACCTGACGGACTGGAAGGCTTTTGAGAAATATTTCGAGACCCTGATGTCGACGGGCGCCATCAAGTCGATCAAGGACATCTACTGGGACATCCGGCCGCATTTCGACTTCGGCACGGTCGAGGTGCGCGTTTGCGACGGGTTGCCCAATCTCAAGGACACCATGGCCTTGGCGGCCCTCATCCACTGTCTGGTGGTCTGGATCGACGATCAATACCAGAAAGGACGTTCACAAAAGGTGAACATGCAGAGGTACTGGCTGGCGCCCGAAAATAAATGGCAGGCCGTGCGCTACGGCTTTGAGGGAATCCTGATCAATCCCGAGTCCGGGGAAAGAAGCGTGATTCGCGAAGACATCGAGAGGCTTCTGGCGAACCTGGCTCCCGTGGCCGATTCGCTGAATTGCGCGCAAGAGCTGGCCGGCGTCCGGGACATTCTCAAAGCCGGCAACAGCACCATGCGCCAGCGCGAGATTTTCGCAAAGACGAAGTCCCTGGTCGCGGTCGTCGAGTGGCTCATCGAGGAACTGAAGGGCGGTTGA
- a CDS encoding chloride channel protein, with protein sequence MGKLRRSLKISEGQWLLVSSVFVGAAAGLAAFFFSSLIHYFHHLFFEIALSPFGGAGKYLVIVVPALGGLLIGPIVTFVSPEAKGHGVPEVMYAVARRDGRIRPIVAAAKSIASSICIGSGGSVGKEGPIVQIGSAMGSSIAQLFRMPSELTKMLVACGAAGGIAATFGTPIAGVMFAMEVILNDFTARAFSMVVISAVTATAVAGVTLGRAAFFQTPEYDLVSPWELLFYAALGILAAVCARIFVKILYASEDWFEKLPIPEYLKPALGGLALGVIGFFLPQVFGTGHEITEAALWGQLTVGLLVVLFLFKMAASSLTLGSGGSGGVFSPSLFIGAMLGGGVGHLIHSQFPRITADSGAYAMVGMAAFFAGATRAPITAIVILFEMTHDYRIILPVMIASVASTLVSARLSRDTIYTLKLRRRGIDIEVEREAGVLASMRVADVMTRDVETASESSSLDDLIKQMGSSRHSGFPVVNGKNELIGMVTAQQVYEALPLRHELGKVIVVKEVMTSRPQVAHPDERLDEIVRKLHLSETDHLPVLERAERGSPGKLVGIITHADVMKAYRKLLEQARESHQTAGFTGMGL encoded by the coding sequence ATGGGAAAACTTCGACGGAGTCTCAAAATTTCGGAGGGACAGTGGCTCTTGGTCTCATCCGTCTTCGTCGGAGCGGCCGCCGGTCTCGCCGCCTTCTTTTTCAGCTCGCTCATTCATTACTTTCATCACCTTTTTTTTGAAATCGCACTTTCGCCCTTCGGAGGGGCGGGTAAATACCTTGTCATCGTGGTCCCCGCTTTGGGTGGCCTTCTGATTGGTCCGATCGTAACGTTCGTCTCTCCGGAGGCGAAAGGTCACGGCGTTCCCGAGGTCATGTACGCCGTCGCCCGCCGTGACGGCCGGATACGGCCGATCGTCGCCGCCGCGAAATCGATCGCCTCCTCCATTTGCATCGGCTCGGGCGGTTCGGTCGGAAAGGAGGGCCCCATCGTCCAGATAGGCTCCGCCATGGGCTCCTCGATTGCCCAGCTCTTCCGCATGCCTTCGGAGTTGACCAAGATGCTGGTGGCCTGCGGCGCGGCGGGCGGCATCGCGGCGACCTTCGGGACGCCGATCGCGGGCGTCATGTTCGCGATGGAAGTGATTTTGAACGATTTCACCGCCCGCGCCTTTTCGATGGTGGTCATCTCTGCCGTCACGGCCACCGCGGTGGCGGGCGTCACTTTGGGGAGGGCGGCCTTCTTCCAGACGCCGGAATACGACTTGGTCAGCCCGTGGGAACTATTGTTTTATGCCGCTCTCGGGATCCTCGCGGCGGTTTGCGCGCGGATATTTGTCAAGATCCTCTACGCCTCGGAGGACTGGTTTGAGAAACTGCCGATTCCGGAATACTTGAAGCCGGCCCTCGGCGGACTCGCATTGGGCGTCATCGGATTCTTCCTGCCTCAGGTCTTTGGTACGGGCCATGAGATCACCGAGGCGGCCCTTTGGGGCCAATTGACGGTCGGTCTCTTGGTTGTGCTGTTCCTTTTCAAGATGGCCGCCTCTTCGTTGACTCTCGGCTCGGGCGGATCGGGAGGCGTCTTTTCCCCCTCTCTTTTCATCGGTGCGATGCTGGGAGGGGGCGTCGGCCACTTGATCCACAGCCAGTTTCCTCGAATTACCGCCGATTCGGGCGCCTATGCGATGGTCGGAATGGCGGCCTTCTTCGCCGGAGCCACACGCGCCCCCATCACCGCCATTGTCATACTCTTCGAAATGACCCACGACTACCGGATCATCCTGCCGGTCATGATCGCATCCGTTGCGAGCACGCTCGTTTCGGCCCGTTTGAGCCGCGATACGATCTATACCCTCAAGCTGAGGCGGCGCGGAATCGACATCGAGGTGGAGAGGGAGGCCGGGGTCCTGGCGAGCATGCGCGTCGCGGATGTCATGACGCGCGACGTGGAGACCGCTTCGGAATCATCCTCCCTCGATGATCTGATCAAACAAATGGGGTCATCGCGCCATTCCGGATTTCCAGTCGTGAACGGGAAAAACGAATTGATCGGGATGGTGACGGCTCAGCAGGTCTACGAGGCCCTTCCTCTGCGGCACGAATTGGGAAAGGTGATCGTCGTCAAGGAGGTGATGACGTCGCGTCCGCAAGTCGCCCATCCGGACGAGCGTCTCGACGAGATCGTCCGGAAACTCCATCTGAGCGAGACGGATCACCTGCCGGTCTTGGAGCGAGCGGAACGCGGATCCCCGGGTAAGCTTGTGGGGATTATCACGCACGCCGACGTGATGAAGGCCTATCGCAAGCTTCTGGAACAGGCGAGGGAGTCGCATCAGACCGCAGGTTTTACCGGCATGGGCCTTTAG
- a CDS encoding arsenate reductase ArsC, which produces MKILFVCEYNACRSQMAEGLARALLPGHFSVHSAGLHPGEVNRLTREVMQEIGVDLSSHRSKRLPEVAHLEFDLVIVLAEPAFAQASALKTTESRLWAFPDPVADPGEPEEIKKKIRAVRDALKERILKLNPL; this is translated from the coding sequence ATGAAAATTCTCTTCGTCTGCGAATACAACGCCTGCCGCAGCCAGATGGCGGAGGGCCTGGCGCGTGCGCTGTTGCCCGGTCATTTTTCCGTCCACAGCGCCGGATTGCACCCCGGCGAGGTGAACCGCTTGACCCGGGAGGTGATGCAGGAGATCGGAGTCGATCTTTCCTCGCACCGGTCCAAACGCCTGCCCGAAGTCGCGCATCTCGAATTCGATCTCGTGATCGTCCTGGCGGAGCCCGCGTTCGCGCAAGCGAGCGCCCTGAAGACGACGGAAAGCCGCCTTTGGGCCTTTCCCGACCCTGTGGCGGACCCGGGCGAACCGGAAGAGATCAAGAAAAAGATCCGCGCCGTGCGGGACGCCCTCAAGGAGAGGATCCTGAAGCTCAACCCCCTTTAG
- a CDS encoding glycoside hydrolase family 15 protein codes for MRYGLIGNCKTAALVDDRGSIEWCCLPNFDSPSCFAGILDANGGGFQVSLPKPAQVRQSYLPSTNILETEIDDGENAFAVLDYMPRYRDGNEYRHPVEIHRVLKPLRGRPMVRVTFQPRLNYARGATEIKCRPAVITASCGLESLFLYSSLPLAGIAAGEFLPLEADHYLLLAYHEKIDPPSLACVREQFDKTKGYWETWSSRCRLPARYGDAVLRSALALKLMTFEETGAIIAAPTTSLPEILHEGRNWDYRYCWLRDASLVLEALKSIGHFEEASAFIHFLLRIFESKQTKVQIVYGIDGRSDLEEKILSHLKGYKNSSPVRIGNNACHTQQNDIFGEMLNTLYLYYFYYEIEKMTDDVWSLVKFLVNTIAREWHLQDAGIWEFRHQKAHFTFSKVLAWVAVDRGIKIAGKIGKGYASENWGPIAEQIRKDIEAKGWRDDMGAFTQFYQSPNYDASLLLMQRYGFLKKDDPRWIATVRSCEKSLVKNGFAFRYTSADDFGKPKNAFIVASLWMAKALASIGDVAGAERLFENILERRNHLGLLSEDVDPETGELLGNFPQTYSHMAIINTAHLLDRFIEEKGPS; via the coding sequence ATGCGATACGGGCTCATCGGCAATTGCAAGACCGCCGCGCTGGTCGATGACCGCGGTTCCATCGAATGGTGCTGTCTTCCCAACTTCGACAGCCCCTCGTGTTTCGCCGGGATCTTGGACGCCAACGGAGGCGGCTTTCAGGTCTCGTTGCCGAAACCGGCGCAGGTCCGTCAGAGTTATCTGCCCTCGACGAACATCCTGGAGACCGAAATCGACGACGGGGAAAACGCCTTCGCCGTTCTCGACTACATGCCGCGGTACCGAGATGGCAACGAGTACCGCCATCCGGTGGAGATCCACCGCGTCCTGAAGCCGCTGCGGGGCAGGCCGATGGTCCGCGTCACCTTCCAACCGCGGCTGAATTACGCGCGGGGGGCGACCGAGATCAAATGCCGGCCGGCCGTCATCACCGCGTCCTGCGGGCTTGAGAGCCTGTTCCTCTACTCCAGCCTCCCCTTGGCCGGCATCGCCGCCGGCGAATTTCTCCCCCTGGAGGCGGACCACTATCTGCTTCTCGCTTATCACGAAAAGATCGACCCGCCCTCGCTGGCGTGCGTCCGTGAGCAATTCGACAAGACCAAGGGCTACTGGGAGACCTGGTCGAGCCGCTGCCGCCTTCCGGCGCGGTACGGCGATGCCGTCCTGCGTTCGGCCCTAGCCCTCAAGCTCATGACCTTTGAGGAGACGGGGGCGATCATCGCCGCCCCGACGACTTCTCTCCCCGAGATCCTCCACGAAGGCCGGAACTGGGACTACCGCTATTGCTGGCTGAGGGACGCGTCGCTGGTCCTGGAGGCGCTCAAGAGCATCGGGCACTTCGAGGAGGCGAGCGCCTTCATCCATTTCTTGCTCCGCATCTTTGAGAGCAAGCAGACCAAGGTGCAGATCGTCTACGGCATCGACGGGAGAAGCGACCTGGAGGAAAAGATCCTCTCCCATCTCAAGGGCTACAAGAACTCCTCGCCCGTGCGGATCGGCAACAACGCCTGCCACACGCAGCAGAACGACATTTTCGGGGAAATGCTCAACACCCTGTATCTTTATTATTTCTACTACGAGATCGAGAAGATGACGGATGACGTCTGGTCGCTCGTCAAGTTTCTCGTCAACACGATCGCCCGGGAGTGGCATCTCCAGGACGCGGGCATTTGGGAGTTTCGGCACCAGAAGGCTCACTTCACCTTCTCCAAGGTCCTCGCCTGGGTCGCCGTCGACCGGGGGATCAAGATCGCCGGGAAAATCGGCAAGGGCTATGCGAGCGAAAATTGGGGGCCGATCGCGGAGCAGATCCGGAAGGACATCGAGGCGAAGGGCTGGCGGGATGATATGGGCGCGTTCACGCAATTCTACCAGTCCCCGAACTACGACGCGAGCCTCCTGCTCATGCAGCGCTACGGCTTTCTCAAAAAGGACGACCCCCGTTGGATCGCGACCGTCCGGAGTTGCGAAAAATCCCTGGTCAAAAACGGTTTCGCCTTCCGGTACACGAGCGCGGACGATTTTGGAAAACCCAAGAACGCCTTCATCGTGGCGTCTCTCTGGATGGCCAAGGCGCTGGCCTCCATCGGGGACGTCGCGGGCGCGGAACGGCTTTTTGAAAACATCCTCGAACGGCGGAACCACCTGGGGCTGCTCTCCGAGGACGTGGATCCGGAAACCGGAGAGCTCCTGGGCAATTTTCCCCAGACCTATTCTCATATGGCGATCATCAATACCGCGCACCTCCTGGACCGTTTTATTGAAGAAAAGGGGCCCTCATGA
- a CDS encoding trehalose-6-phosphate synthase: protein MKRFASFIVPVLGLIALVGFVLFSYLGIRRDEKALLDDLNRRARVIAQSLTSPALKALRKPPTPDEEDVAERLSAHGRTLGILLCGPDGNVVARSAALADLLGCSDVADAAAGEEITETEVRNGISLHRLTVPLKNASGETEGTLTVVHDTAFIQARVRDAAVWTAVMLALFALLMSAMTYALSRRSFQKSVGDVLKWMKASKEAPPQQPPRNPLLAPVAREVQKMAVKLQSVRETARELSQASQVSELWNSARLKAHAFTHFGNRTLMVVSNREPYMHVRDHSRRRVMVPASGLVTALDPILRSTAGLWIAHGAGDADREVVDRDGKVLVPPERPSYTLKRVWLTKEEEDRYYYGFSNEALWPLCHLTHHRPIFDEADWKTYEAVNEKFAGAVLAECGSERPFVLVQDYHFTRLPRLIRRERPDAVIGLFWHIPWPTPEAFQICPWKSEILEGMLGANFVGFHLPSYVHNFLNTVNAVLPVRVDWDRSAVLHPNGTTFVKPFPISIQPWSERGDALPSDFDAKAKEIRHEWELGDAIVVASVDRLDYTKGIPERLEAISLFFERNPQFAGKVVFVQLGAPSRVHIPKYRDLVTEIERKTDEVNWKWGTETWKPVLLLKAHHDPATVYTFLRMADACIVSSLADGMNLVAKEYVSSREEGGGALILSEFAGAAREFADALLINPYDRSQFAEAIRTALEMPPEEQRRRMQRLRAQVAEKNVYRWAADLLTEMSRSAELSDYQKNAEPGSTQATS from the coding sequence ATGAAGCGCTTCGCGTCGTTCATCGTCCCGGTCCTCGGCCTGATCGCCCTGGTCGGCTTCGTTCTCTTCTCCTATCTGGGCATCCGCCGGGACGAAAAGGCCCTCCTCGACGACCTCAACCGGCGCGCGCGCGTGATCGCCCAGTCGCTCACGTCGCCGGCCCTGAAGGCCCTGCGGAAGCCGCCGACGCCGGACGAGGAGGACGTGGCGGAGCGTCTCTCCGCCCACGGGCGGACGCTGGGCATCCTCCTGTGCGGCCCTGACGGAAACGTCGTCGCGCGCTCCGCGGCCCTCGCCGATCTGCTTGGCTGCTCGGACGTGGCGGATGCGGCGGCGGGAGAAGAGATAACGGAGACAGAGGTACGCAACGGGATCTCCCTTCATCGCCTCACGGTCCCCCTAAAGAACGCTTCGGGCGAGACGGAGGGCACCCTGACCGTCGTCCATGACACGGCCTTCATCCAGGCCCGGGTCCGGGACGCCGCCGTATGGACCGCCGTCATGCTCGCCCTCTTCGCGCTCCTGATGTCGGCCATGACCTACGCCCTGTCCCGCCGTTCCTTTCAAAAATCCGTCGGGGACGTCCTGAAATGGATGAAGGCCTCCAAGGAGGCGCCACCGCAGCAGCCGCCGCGGAACCCCCTGCTGGCGCCGGTCGCTCGCGAGGTGCAGAAAATGGCCGTCAAGCTGCAATCCGTCCGGGAGACGGCCCGGGAACTCTCTCAGGCCTCTCAGGTAAGCGAGCTTTGGAATTCCGCGCGACTGAAGGCCCATGCCTTCACGCACTTCGGGAACCGCACGCTGATGGTCGTCTCCAACCGCGAGCCGTACATGCACGTTCGCGACCACAGCCGTCGGCGTGTGATGGTCCCGGCCAGCGGCCTCGTGACCGCCCTGGACCCCATCCTGCGGTCGACGGCGGGGCTTTGGATCGCTCACGGGGCCGGGGACGCGGACCGTGAGGTCGTCGACCGGGACGGCAAGGTGCTGGTCCCCCCGGAGCGGCCCTCCTACACCCTGAAAAGGGTCTGGCTCACGAAGGAGGAGGAAGACCGCTACTATTACGGTTTTTCGAATGAGGCCCTCTGGCCCCTCTGCCACCTCACGCACCACCGGCCGATCTTCGACGAAGCCGATTGGAAGACCTATGAGGCCGTGAACGAAAAATTCGCGGGCGCCGTCCTCGCGGAGTGCGGGTCCGAGCGACCCTTCGTCCTCGTGCAGGATTACCATTTTACCCGTCTCCCCCGGCTGATCCGCCGGGAACGTCCCGACGCCGTCATCGGCCTCTTTTGGCACATTCCCTGGCCGACTCCGGAGGCCTTCCAGATCTGTCCCTGGAAGAGCGAGATTCTCGAGGGCATGTTGGGCGCCAATTTCGTGGGGTTCCATCTTCCGTCATATGTGCACAATTTCCTCAACACGGTGAACGCGGTCCTCCCCGTCCGCGTCGACTGGGACCGTTCGGCCGTCCTCCATCCGAACGGCACGACCTTCGTGAAGCCCTTCCCCATCAGCATCCAGCCCTGGTCGGAGCGGGGCGACGCCCTCCCGAGCGACTTCGACGCGAAGGCGAAGGAGATCCGCCATGAATGGGAATTGGGCGACGCGATCGTCGTCGCGAGCGTGGACCGGCTGGACTATACCAAGGGCATCCCCGAGCGGTTGGAGGCGATCAGCCTCTTTTTCGAGCGGAACCCGCAATTCGCGGGCAAAGTGGTCTTCGTGCAATTGGGGGCGCCTTCCCGGGTGCACATCCCGAAATACAGGGACCTGGTGACGGAGATCGAGAGAAAGACGGACGAGGTGAACTGGAAATGGGGCACGGAAACGTGGAAGCCCGTCCTGTTGCTCAAGGCGCACCACGACCCCGCGACCGTCTACACCTTTCTCCGCATGGCGGACGCCTGCATCGTCAGCTCGCTCGCGGACGGCATGAACCTGGTGGCGAAAGAGTACGTCTCCAGCCGCGAGGAGGGAGGCGGCGCCCTCATTCTTTCGGAGTTCGCGGGGGCGGCCCGCGAGTTCGCGGACGCCCTTCTCATCAATCCCTACGACCGGTCGCAGTTCGCGGAGGCGATCCGGACGGCGCTCGAAATGCCGCCCGAGGAGCAAAGGCGGAGAATGCAGCGCCTCCGAGCCCAGGTGGCCGAAAAGAACGTCTACCGCTGGGCCGCGGACCTCCTGACCGAGATGTCCCGAAGCGCGGAGTTGTCCGACTATCAGAAAAATGCCGAGCCGGGCTCGACCCAGGCGACATCCTGA